From the Burkholderia ubonensis subsp. mesacidophila genome, the window CGCACCGGCAACGTCGATCTCGTCACGCTCGCGCTGAACCTCTACACGCAGGGCATCGATCCGGGGCTCGATTTCTCCGACATCGACGCGGTGCGCCGCGTCGTCGAGCGCTGCAACCAGATTCCCGTGCACCCGCGCCACCCGTATGCGGGCGACCTCGTGTTCACCGCGTTCTCCGGCTCGCACCAGGACGCGATCCGCAAGGGCTTCGCGCAGCAGCGGCCCGACGCGATCTGGGAAGTGCCGTACCTGCCGATCGATCCGGCCGATCTCGGCCGCAGCTACGACGCGGTGATCCGCGTGAACAGCCAGTCCGGCAAGGGCGGCGCGACGTTCCTGCTCGAACGCGGGATGGGCTTCACGCCGCCGCGCCGCGTGCAGATCGAGTTCAGCCACGCGGTGCAGACGCTGGCCGATGCATCCGGCGAGGAAGTGACGGGCGACGCGATCTGCGCGCTGTTCGCACGTGAATTCTACGAGACCGAGGGCCCGGCCGCGCGCAACGGCGGCAGCGCACACTGGCAGAACCGCGACGTCGCAGGCGCCAGTGCAACCGGCGCGGCGCCCGAAGAGGCGGCGCGGCGCGCGGCGGCGGCCTTCGCGGCCGCGGCGGGCGTCGCGATCGACGTCGCGTCGTGCGAACACGCGCGCACGGTCGACGGACACATCGCGGTATCGGTCGGCTGCCGGGTCGGCGACGCGCCGCTGCGGCACGGCATCGGCGTGCACGCCGATGCGGCGAGCGCCGCGCTCGACGCGGTCGTCAGCGCGATCAACCGCTCGGCGTGGCACTGCGCCGACCGCCGTGCGGCGGCGTGACGATTCGATTCAGGGTTTGAAGAAGGTCAGCGAGCGGTGCGAGACCGCCTGCGCAGCGTGCGATCCGCGCTGCGCAGGCCAGCAAGAAGCGGCCCAGGAGGCCGCTTCGGACGGGACACGAAAAGGAACGCCACGCGCGTTCATGTCTCGGTCGCGCACCGCGTCGCCTGCCACGCGAGCAGGCGCCAGCGCCCCTGCTCCTGCGTCTGCACCGCGGTGTACGCAATCGGAAATACGAGGCCGCCGTTGTTCGTTTCCATCTCGATCAGCGCGCGTCCCGTGACGAGGCAGGTATCGTCGCCCACGGGCAGCACGTCCTGCGACTGGATTTCGATCTGACGATAGCGGCGGCGACCGGCGGCGATGGCGTCGATGAACTGCTGCTTGGTTTCCCGTTTGCCGTTGGTGTGCACGTAGAACACCTTGTCCGACAGCAGCGCGTCGAGCACTTCGCCGTCTGCATCCACCATCGCCCGGAACCGATCGCGCTCGAGCGCGCGAATCGCATCGACCACCTTCGCCATCGCCTGACTCCTCGGCAACGCGCACGCCGTGCGCGGGCGTGCGGATCAGAAGTTGTACTGCAGATAGAACTGGTGGAAATTTATACCAGGATTCGGCTCTTTGATACCCGCGTTAGACACATGTTGAAAGCGGTAGCCGACCTGGTACTGTTGCCGCTGGCCGAACTGCAGGCCGACGCCGGCCACGTCGGCGAACTGGAACGCGGTCGACATCGACAGATCGTTCGAAATCGTCGGATGAGACAGCAGCCGGATGCCGGCGCCGGCTTCGACATACGGGCGGACCGCGCCCGCGCTCTTGATGAAGCGGACCATCGGCGTCGCGCCGAACTCCCAGATGCTCGAGTGGATGTTGCCGTTCGTATGCCAGTAACTGACGTTACCCTCCATCACGAACGCGAAGTGCCAGCCGCCGATTTCCCACCAGGTCCAGTCCGGATCCCAGACCACACCGAGATTGCCCTTGTCGATGCCATGGCGATCGGAAAACCCGCCGCCCGCCTGAATCCCCCAGCGATCCGCCAGCGCTGCCCCTGAACCACCCAGCAGCGACGCCGCCAGGACCGCGTGCAACGCAAGCCGGCTCCGCCGCCGACCGTTCTTG encodes:
- a CDS encoding nuclear transport factor 2 family protein — protein: MAKVVDAIRALERDRFRAMVDADGEVLDALLSDKVFYVHTNGKRETKQQFIDAIAAGRRRYRQIEIQSQDVLPVGDDTCLVTGRALIEMETNNGGLVFPIAYTAVQTQEQGRWRLLAWQATRCATET
- a CDS encoding acyloxyacyl hydrolase → MNNKNGRRRSRLALHAVLAASLLGGSGAALADRWGIQAGGGFSDRHGIDKGNLGVVWDPDWTWWEIGGWHFAFVMEGNVSYWHTNGNIHSSIWEFGATPMVRFIKSAGAVRPYVEAGAGIRLLSHPTISNDLSMSTAFQFADVAGVGLQFGQRQQYQVGYRFQHVSNAGIKEPNPGINFHQFYLQYNF